Proteins from one Desulfotomaculum sp. genomic window:
- a CDS encoding 4-hydroxybenzoyl-CoA reductase subunit alpha translates to MSEKHSYVGKSLQRTDVLDKVTGRGKFAGDLKFSNMLYGKLIRSTHAHARILNIDTSEAEKLPGVKAIITAKDVPSIKFGLSPARYDETIFCTDTVKFYGDKIGAVCAVDEDTVYEALKLIKVEYEVLPAVFTPAEAAEESAPQIFEEYPRNLNTEIHQHFGDCDKAQEEAYYVRTDRFQGQRTIHGVIEPHCTIAYWEGKRVIIHAAHQSVHYMQHHLARIFGMKEGDIRVITPFVGGGFGGKLDVSGLDVSAVILSKMTGQPVKMSYDLEEVWLNGRGRHGMDMEYTTGVTKEGKILFVKNEIILDGGAYSGLGVASSYYAGALLTVLYDFDNYKFDAYRYVTNLPPCGAQRGHGQPHPRYAFESHLDHIAEDIGIDPIEMRIINARKSGDVTPNGYELKSYFLKEANELARDASGWKDKKGKMAKGRGIGVGNGGFVSGAGFCQYRTDLPHSIGMIKVYDDGTHAIVYSNAVDIGQGSDTVLRQMAAEGMGYPFDDITIVSHDTDLATLDFGAYASRQTLMAGWAVKRAGEDVKKKILEMAAEMMIVKEDGGYRSGKLMPEELDCREGIVFMKQEPALRLTFAEVARAYFVKNGLLIGRGYYHPGKLGGAHKGAAVGTSPAYSSATQISEVIVDEETGLVKVLNTWDVHDSGVAINPNLLHGQVHGAFAMGIGETLWEIVTFDKNGKLLNGNYAEYRLPTALDMPPVHSLLLDTFEPNGPYGAKEVGEGATTPTLGCIANAVYDATKVRVSSLPLTPEKVWRAMKEKREREK, encoded by the coding sequence TTGAGCGAAAAACATTCCTATGTAGGGAAAAGCCTTCAGAGAACTGATGTACTGGATAAGGTGACCGGGCGCGGCAAATTTGCCGGCGATCTCAAATTTTCAAACATGCTGTATGGAAAACTTATTCGCAGCACCCATGCCCACGCGCGAATTTTAAATATCGACACATCCGAAGCGGAAAAACTGCCTGGTGTAAAGGCCATTATTACTGCCAAAGACGTGCCCTCGATAAAATTCGGACTCAGCCCAGCACGCTATGACGAAACTATATTTTGCACCGACACAGTCAAATTTTATGGTGATAAAATAGGCGCTGTGTGTGCGGTTGACGAAGATACAGTATATGAAGCACTCAAGTTGATTAAAGTCGAATACGAAGTGCTGCCGGCCGTATTTACTCCCGCTGAGGCGGCAGAAGAAAGCGCTCCGCAAATATTCGAAGAATATCCGCGTAACCTCAACACAGAAATTCATCAGCATTTCGGTGATTGCGACAAAGCACAGGAAGAAGCCTATTACGTGCGCACCGACCGCTTCCAGGGACAGCGCACGATACACGGCGTTATCGAACCACACTGTACGATTGCCTACTGGGAAGGGAAAAGAGTAATTATTCATGCAGCCCACCAGTCAGTACACTATATGCAGCATCACCTGGCCCGGATTTTTGGAATGAAAGAAGGCGACATTCGCGTAATCACCCCCTTTGTGGGCGGCGGTTTCGGCGGTAAACTAGATGTCAGCGGCCTGGATGTTTCAGCCGTTATCCTTTCCAAAATGACCGGCCAGCCGGTCAAAATGTCTTATGACCTGGAAGAAGTATGGTTAAACGGCCGAGGCCGCCACGGCATGGATATGGAATACACCACCGGTGTAACTAAAGAAGGAAAAATCCTATTCGTGAAAAATGAAATTATCCTGGACGGCGGTGCATACTCCGGTCTGGGTGTAGCCTCGTCTTACTATGCGGGAGCCCTGCTGACCGTATTATATGATTTCGATAACTACAAGTTTGACGCATACCGGTACGTAACCAACCTGCCGCCCTGCGGGGCACAAAGAGGACACGGGCAGCCGCACCCGCGCTACGCTTTTGAAAGCCACCTGGATCACATCGCCGAAGATATCGGTATAGACCCGATCGAGATGCGTATAATTAATGCCCGCAAATCCGGTGATGTAACACCAAACGGATACGAATTAAAGTCATATTTCTTGAAAGAAGCAAATGAACTGGCTCGGGACGCCTCCGGTTGGAAAGACAAGAAAGGTAAAATGGCCAAGGGCAGAGGCATTGGCGTCGGCAACGGCGGTTTCGTTTCCGGAGCCGGTTTCTGTCAGTACCGGACCGACCTGCCGCACTCGATAGGCATGATCAAAGTGTATGACGACGGGACCCATGCGATCGTATATTCCAATGCAGTCGATATTGGTCAGGGCAGCGACACGGTGCTTAGACAGATGGCCGCTGAGGGGATGGGTTATCCATTTGACGACATCACAATCGTGTCCCATGACACCGACCTGGCTACCCTTGATTTTGGCGCTTACGCAAGCCGGCAGACCTTGATGGCCGGTTGGGCGGTAAAAAGAGCGGGAGAAGATGTCAAGAAAAAGATTCTTGAGATGGCGGCGGAAATGATGATAGTCAAGGAGGACGGCGGTTACCGCTCTGGCAAGTTGATGCCGGAAGAACTGGATTGCAGGGAAGGCATCGTATTTATGAAGCAGGAACCGGCTCTTAGATTAACCTTTGCTGAAGTGGCACGTGCTTACTTTGTGAAAAACGGCTTATTGATCGGACGCGGCTACTACCACCCCGGCAAACTGGGCGGCGCGCACAAAGGGGCGGCGGTGGGCACATCCCCGGCTTACAGCAGCGCGACCCAGATTTCTGAAGTGATTGTTGATGAAGAAACCGGTCTGGTAAAAGTTCTCAATACGTGGGACGTGCACGACAGCGGCGTCGCAATCAACCCGAATTTACTGCATGGCCAGGTGCACGGCGCCTTTGCCATGGGCATTGGTGAGACCCTCTGGGAAATAGTAACATTTGATAAAAATGGAAAACTCCTCAACGGAAACTATGCTGAATACCGGCTGCCGACCGCACTGGATATGCCGCCGGTGCATTCATTGCTTTTGGATACTTTCGAACCCAACGGGCCTTACGGAGCGAAAGAAGTTGGCGAGGGCGCCACAACTCCGACCCTGGGTTGTATTGCCAACGCTGTATACGACGCCACAAAAGTCCGGGTATCCAGCCTGCCGCTTACTCCGGAGAAGGTCTGGCGTGCCATGAAGGAAAAAAGAGAACGGGAAAAATAA
- a CDS encoding nucleotidyltransferase family protein, with product MPKNDNISAIVLAAGYSSRMGNFKPLLQLGPYRAIEHAVLCFQRAGIGDVRVVVGFRAEDVEEIVKPLGTGVVFNPDFPLGMFSSIQAGVRTLEPSVQAFFMLPVDIPLVTRTTVEKILDCGRPYQHGVIYPVFNGRRGHPPLITTRYKDEIMSGIDQGGLRGILALHEHEAFNIEVDDETVLLNMNTPEDYYNLLSYL from the coding sequence ATGCCTAAAAATGATAACATTTCGGCAATTGTCCTTGCTGCGGGGTATTCTTCACGGATGGGGAATTTTAAGCCTTTGTTGCAATTAGGGCCTTATAGAGCTATAGAACACGCCGTCCTGTGTTTTCAACGGGCGGGGATAGGTGACGTAAGGGTGGTGGTAGGCTTCCGGGCGGAAGATGTCGAGGAGATAGTCAAACCGCTGGGTACTGGTGTTGTTTTTAATCCTGATTTTCCGCTTGGGATGTTCTCCTCCATCCAGGCCGGAGTCAGGACCCTTGAGCCGAGTGTACAGGCTTTCTTTATGTTGCCGGTGGACATTCCGCTAGTTACGCGTACAACAGTTGAGAAAATACTGGATTGCGGCCGTCCGTATCAGCATGGTGTTATTTACCCCGTTTTCAACGGTAGGCGGGGCCATCCTCCTCTTATAACGACAAGATATAAGGATGAGATCATGAGCGGCATTGATCAGGGCGGCTTGCGGGGAATACTGGCCTTGCATGAGCACGAAGCTTTTAATATAGAGGTGGATGATGAGACTGTATTGCTGAATATGAACACGCCGGAAGATTATTATAACCTGCTAAGTTATCTTTAA